A single Micromonospora sp. CCTCC AA 2012012 DNA region contains:
- a CDS encoding histone-like nucleoid-structuring protein Lsr2 yields MAKQIIHKLVDDLDGGDADETVKFALDGVQYEIDLSASNAAKLRDVFAQYVAAGTKVGRGGVVVGGRAARGRGGATADREQNRAIRDWAKKAGKDISDRGRIPQEIVDEYHSKAGH; encoded by the coding sequence GTGGCCAAGCAGATCATTCACAAGCTGGTCGATGACCTGGACGGCGGGGACGCTGACGAGACCGTCAAGTTCGCGCTCGACGGAGTGCAGTACGAGATCGACCTCTCCGCTTCCAACGCTGCAAAATTGCGTGACGTATTCGCGCAGTACGTGGCGGCCGGCACCAAGGTCGGCCGCGGCGGCGTGGTCGTGGGCGGCCGGGCGGCGCGCGGTCGGGGCGGCGCGACCGCCGACCGGGAGCAGAACCGGGCGATCCGGGACTGGGCCAAGAAGGCCGGCAAGGACATCTCCGACCGGGGTCGCATCCCGCAGGAGATCGTGGACGAGTACCACTCGAAGGCGGGTCACTGA
- the lysS gene encoding lysine--tRNA ligase: MTEQNAVPVDPADDLPEQLKVRREKRDRMLAEGVEPYPVGFPRTSTLAEIRATYAELPTDTATGDRVSVTGRVIFVRNTGKLCFATLRDGDGTELQAMLSLDRVGAERLDDWKRLVDLGDHVGVTGEVITSRRGELSVLADEWAVTAKALRPLPVAHKPLSEEARVRQRYVDLIVRPQARQMVRTRAAAVRSLRDTLHGQDFIEVETPMLQLLHGGAAARPFVTHSNALSTDLYLRIAPELFLKRAVVGGVDRVFEINRNFRNEGIDSSHSPEFAMLETYQAYGDYNTMAELTRNLVQQAAIAVSGSTVVTHADGREFDLGGEWRSVSLFGVLSEALGEEVTVRTERSRLVEYADKVGVSVDPKWGPGKLAEELFEELVVPGLQAPTFVRDYPEETSPLTRSHRTEPGLAEKWDLYVLGFELGTAYSELVDPVVQRERLVAQAQLAARGDDEAMRLDEDFLRAMEYGMPPAGGMGMGIDRLLMALTGLGIRETILFPLVRPE; encoded by the coding sequence GTGACCGAGCAGAACGCCGTGCCAGTCGACCCCGCCGACGACCTTCCCGAGCAGCTGAAGGTCCGCCGGGAGAAGCGGGACCGGATGCTCGCCGAGGGCGTCGAGCCGTACCCGGTCGGCTTCCCCCGGACCAGCACCCTCGCGGAGATCCGCGCGACGTACGCCGAACTGCCGACCGACACCGCCACCGGCGACCGGGTCTCGGTCACCGGCCGGGTGATCTTCGTACGCAACACCGGCAAGCTCTGCTTCGCCACGCTGCGTGACGGCGATGGGACCGAACTGCAGGCGATGCTCTCCCTGGACCGGGTCGGCGCGGAGCGGCTGGACGACTGGAAGCGCCTGGTCGACCTCGGCGACCACGTCGGCGTCACCGGTGAGGTGATCACCAGCCGGCGGGGTGAGCTGTCCGTGCTGGCCGACGAGTGGGCGGTCACCGCCAAGGCGCTGCGCCCGCTGCCGGTGGCGCACAAGCCGCTGAGCGAGGAGGCCCGGGTCCGCCAGCGGTACGTGGACCTGATCGTCCGCCCGCAGGCCCGGCAGATGGTGCGGACCCGGGCGGCGGCGGTCCGCAGCCTCCGGGACACCCTGCACGGGCAGGACTTCATCGAGGTGGAAACCCCGATGCTCCAGTTGCTGCACGGTGGTGCCGCCGCCCGCCCATTCGTGACCCACAGCAATGCGTTGAGCACCGATCTGTATCTGCGAATCGCGCCGGAACTGTTTCTCAAGCGGGCCGTGGTCGGCGGTGTCGACCGGGTCTTCGAGATCAACCGCAACTTCCGTAATGAGGGCATCGACTCGTCGCACTCGCCGGAGTTCGCGATGCTCGAGACCTACCAGGCCTACGGCGACTACAACACGATGGCGGAGTTGACCCGCAATCTGGTGCAGCAGGCGGCGATCGCGGTCAGCGGCTCGACGGTGGTGACCCACGCGGACGGCCGCGAGTTCGATCTGGGTGGCGAGTGGCGCTCGGTGAGCCTCTTCGGCGTCCTTTCCGAGGCGCTCGGTGAGGAGGTGACGGTCCGCACCGAACGGTCCCGCCTCGTCGAGTACGCGGACAAGGTCGGTGTTTCCGTCGACCCGAAGTGGGGGCCCGGCAAGCTGGCCGAGGAACTCTTCGAGGAGCTGGTCGTGCCGGGGCTCCAGGCGCCCACCTTCGTGCGCGACTACCCGGAGGAGACCAGCCCGCTCACCCGGTCGCACCGGACCGAGCCGGGGCTGGCCGAGAAGTGGGACCTCTACGTCCTCGGCTTCGAGCTGGGCACCGCGTACTCCGAGCTGGTGGACCCGGTGGTGCAGCGGGAGCGGCTGGTGGCCCAGGCGCAGCTCGCCGCCCGCGGCGACGACGAGGCGATGCGGCTGGACGAGGACTTTCTCCGGGCCATGGAGTACGGAATGCCGCCTGCCGGTGGTATGGGAATGGGAATCGACCGGCTCTTGATGGCGCTGACCGGCCTGGGAATTCGGGAAACCATCCTGTTCCCGTTGGTCCGGCCGGAGTAG
- a CDS encoding type III pantothenate kinase has translation MLLCIDIGNTNTVLATFDGDKLVHSWRIKTDARSTADELGLMFRGLLAGDAVEITGVAACSTVPAALRSLRAMLARYYADLPHVIVEPGVRTGVQLAIDNPKEVGSDRVVNTLAAYTLYGGPSIVVDFGTTTNFDVISGRGEFLGGAFAPGIEISFDALAARAAQLRKVEATKPRSVIGKNTVECLQSGLYFGFAGQVDRIVERMTEELGEVKAVIATGGLASVVIGECRSITHHEPMITLIGLRMVYERNT, from the coding sequence GTGCTGCTCTGCATCGACATCGGAAACACCAACACCGTGCTGGCGACCTTCGACGGCGACAAGCTGGTGCACTCCTGGCGGATCAAGACCGACGCCCGCTCGACGGCGGACGAGCTGGGTCTGATGTTCCGGGGGCTGCTGGCCGGTGACGCCGTGGAGATCACCGGGGTGGCCGCCTGCTCGACGGTGCCGGCCGCGCTGCGCTCGCTGCGCGCCATGCTGGCCCGCTACTACGCCGACCTGCCCCACGTGATCGTGGAGCCCGGGGTCCGCACCGGCGTGCAGCTCGCCATCGACAACCCGAAGGAGGTCGGCTCCGACCGGGTGGTGAACACCCTGGCGGCCTACACCCTCTACGGCGGGCCGTCGATCGTGGTGGACTTCGGCACCACCACCAACTTCGACGTGATCAGCGGGCGGGGCGAGTTCCTCGGCGGCGCGTTCGCGCCGGGCATCGAGATCTCCTTCGACGCGCTCGCCGCCCGCGCCGCCCAGCTGCGCAAGGTGGAGGCGACGAAGCCGCGCTCGGTGATCGGCAAGAACACCGTGGAGTGCCTCCAGTCCGGGCTCTATTTCGGCTTCGCCGGGCAGGTGGACCGGATCGTCGAGCGGATGACGGAGGAGCTGGGCGAGGTGAAGGCCGTCATCGCGACCGGCGGGCTCGCCTCGGTGGTGATCGGCGAGTGCCGCAGCATCACCCACCACGAGCCGATGATCACCCTGATCGGGCTGCGGATGGTCTACGAACGCAACACCTGA